From one Phytohabitans houttuyneae genomic stretch:
- a CDS encoding ABC transporter ATP-binding protein gives MDAGEDELKVPYWLTATAEAANATFWRMLRRLPHLLAQAWRLAWQASPRHTIAVVSFELAAGVASAVGLVSVVGVLDGLLREGPTPDRIRAAVPSLLLMVGAHALHTILRSAATGAQGRLSPQVSQTAEMRLLDLTTRVDLATFDDPDWRDAMQRARDRGIDAAQRVVDHAIELGTNLVGLVAAGSVLAVLHPILLPLLVLAVLPTGWAAVRSARLGYRQQLRLVAVWRRKWMLSDLLADREPAPEVRAFTVRRFLLTEVRRLLDVATGEYMRVSGRQVRTNLVGAALGGVATGVTYAVLIFLLVTGRMQLAVGGAAAYAISTGIGRLTQVAFSINHLYEQGLYFGDYEGFCALATERAEATPPERAPLGPTVIELRDVTFAYPGAETPAVRDVTLTLRRGETIALVGENGSGKSTLARLLAGLYHPDRGTVVWDGVDLATVDPVSVRDQVAVVMQEPTRWPLSARDNITIGRYERPAEQPHVELAARQGDAHDFIQELPRRYDTLLSRHFTDGADLSGGQWQRLAVSRAFYRDAALLICDEPTANLDARAEHDVYQRLRELAAGRTVVLITHRLASVRDADRIYVLDHGAVTEEGSHPELMALSGTYASLFTLQASAYQQPDPEAA, from the coding sequence ATGGATGCGGGCGAAGACGAACTCAAGGTCCCGTACTGGCTGACCGCCACCGCCGAGGCGGCCAACGCCACCTTCTGGCGCATGTTGCGCCGCCTACCCCACCTCCTCGCGCAGGCGTGGCGGCTCGCGTGGCAGGCGAGCCCTCGCCACACGATCGCGGTCGTGAGCTTCGAGCTCGCCGCCGGCGTGGCGAGCGCTGTCGGCCTGGTCAGCGTCGTCGGCGTGCTCGACGGCCTGCTCCGCGAGGGCCCCACGCCCGACCGGATCCGCGCGGCCGTACCCTCGCTGCTGCTCATGGTCGGCGCGCACGCGCTCCACACGATCCTCCGCTCGGCCGCGACCGGCGCGCAGGGCCGGCTCTCGCCGCAGGTGAGCCAGACCGCGGAGATGCGGCTGCTGGACCTGACCACGCGCGTGGACCTGGCCACGTTCGACGATCCGGACTGGCGCGACGCGATGCAGCGGGCCCGGGACCGCGGCATCGACGCGGCCCAGCGGGTGGTCGACCACGCGATCGAGCTGGGTACCAACCTTGTCGGCCTCGTGGCGGCCGGCAGCGTGCTCGCAGTCCTCCACCCGATCCTGCTGCCGCTCCTCGTGCTCGCCGTGCTGCCCACCGGCTGGGCGGCGGTGCGGTCGGCCCGCCTCGGCTACCGGCAGCAGCTGCGCCTCGTGGCGGTGTGGCGTCGCAAGTGGATGCTCAGCGACCTGCTGGCCGACCGCGAGCCGGCGCCCGAGGTCCGCGCCTTCACCGTGCGGCGATTCCTGCTCACCGAGGTGCGGCGCCTCCTGGACGTGGCGACCGGCGAGTACATGCGCGTCTCCGGCCGCCAGGTGCGCACCAACCTTGTCGGCGCCGCCCTGGGCGGGGTGGCCACCGGCGTGACTTACGCCGTGCTGATCTTCCTGCTCGTCACCGGCCGGATGCAGCTCGCGGTGGGCGGCGCTGCGGCGTACGCGATCAGCACCGGCATCGGCCGGCTCACCCAGGTCGCGTTCAGCATCAACCACCTGTACGAGCAGGGCCTGTACTTCGGCGACTACGAGGGCTTCTGCGCGCTGGCCACCGAGCGGGCCGAGGCGACGCCGCCCGAGCGGGCACCCTTGGGCCCCACGGTGATCGAGCTGCGCGACGTCACGTTCGCGTACCCGGGCGCCGAGACTCCCGCCGTCCGCGACGTCACGCTGACCCTGCGACGCGGCGAGACCATCGCGCTGGTCGGCGAGAACGGCTCCGGCAAGTCCACATTGGCCCGACTGCTCGCCGGCCTCTACCACCCCGACCGGGGCACTGTCGTCTGGGATGGCGTGGACCTCGCCACCGTCGACCCGGTCAGCGTCCGCGACCAGGTCGCGGTCGTGATGCAGGAACCCACGCGGTGGCCGCTGTCCGCCCGCGACAACATCACGATTGGCCGGTACGAGCGCCCCGCCGAGCAGCCCCACGTCGAGCTCGCCGCCCGGCAGGGCGACGCGCACGACTTCATCCAGGAGCTGCCCCGCCGGTACGACACGCTACTGTCCCGCCACTTCACGGATGGCGCCGACCTGTCCGGCGGCCAGTGGCAGCGGCTGGCGGTCAGCCGCGCCTTCTACCGCGACGCCGCGCTGCTGATCTGCGACGAGCCGACGGCCAACCTTGACGCCCGCGCCGAACACGACGTCTACCAACGCCTGCGCGAACTGGCCGCCGGCCGCACGGTCGTGCTGATCACCCACCGCCTGGCCAGCGTCCGCGACGCCGACCGCATCTACGTCCTCGACCACGGCGCCGTCACGGAGGAGGGCAGCCACCCGGAGCTGATGGCACTGTCCGGGACGTACGCGTCGCTGTTCACCCTGCAGGCCAGCGCGTACCAGCAGCCCGACCCCGAAGCCGCTTGA
- a CDS encoding putative bifunctional diguanylate cyclase/phosphodiesterase → MRYPLAPAGYGSTAPGLAIFARAWAKAVTGTSYLPVTPAQLEEFLEGLTVRLVEALYEEPFSLRRGYQIGADLVAAHIASAEGLGRTIEVIDLRLLRDLGLSGDDLRDRMARLLGTVAIGYARALRDRTLDEQESIRRAAMVAREQAEQALRESEARFRHQATHDPLTNLPNRALFTERLAAVFGRDGGSDRRLGVCFVDLDGFKMVNDTLGHHAGDLLLMSVAAKLRRGVGEHLVARMGGDEFVILVENTTCTDDVLKVADAALAAINEPSTVDGQELRVSASIGIVERPVSGTTPSEVMRAADITLHWAKSSGKSRWALFDPERNERELTRYALSSAMPAALERGEFCLDYQPLVSLCDGRLLGVEALVRWRHPKLGVLRPDKFIGLAEETGLIVRLGGWVLAEACRQARKWIDLSPKAPFVSVNLAVRQVRRPGLIQEVTDLLEEYHLPPGRLQLEITESAMMNGADESVGNLRTLSDLGVRIAIDDFGTGYSNLSYLRTLPVCELKVAGSFVEGLRAPAAEPASLTDERILATLVSLAHTLNLTVTAEGVETAAQADRLRAIGCDAAQGWHFGAPMSPDHVDALL, encoded by the coding sequence ATGCGGTACCCGCTGGCACCAGCAGGGTACGGATCGACCGCGCCCGGGCTCGCGATCTTCGCCCGCGCCTGGGCCAAGGCGGTGACCGGCACCAGCTACCTGCCGGTGACGCCGGCGCAGCTCGAAGAGTTCCTGGAAGGGCTGACCGTCCGCCTTGTCGAGGCGCTCTACGAAGAGCCGTTCAGCCTGCGCCGGGGGTACCAGATCGGCGCCGACCTGGTCGCCGCGCACATCGCCTCGGCCGAAGGGCTCGGCCGCACGATCGAGGTCATCGACCTGCGCCTGCTGCGCGACCTGGGGCTCTCCGGCGACGACCTGCGCGACCGGATGGCGCGGCTGCTGGGCACTGTCGCGATCGGGTACGCGCGGGCGCTGCGCGACCGCACGCTCGACGAGCAGGAGTCGATCCGCCGCGCCGCGATGGTCGCCCGCGAGCAGGCGGAGCAGGCGCTGCGCGAGAGCGAGGCCCGCTTCCGCCACCAGGCCACCCACGACCCGCTCACCAACCTGCCCAACCGGGCGCTGTTCACCGAGCGGCTGGCGGCCGTCTTCGGCCGCGACGGGGGTTCCGACCGCCGCCTCGGCGTCTGCTTCGTCGACCTCGACGGCTTCAAGATGGTCAACGACACGCTCGGCCACCACGCCGGCGACCTGCTGCTGATGTCGGTGGCCGCCAAGCTGCGCCGCGGTGTCGGCGAGCACCTCGTGGCCCGGATGGGCGGCGACGAGTTTGTCATCCTCGTCGAAAACACCACCTGCACCGACGACGTGCTGAAGGTCGCCGACGCGGCGCTCGCCGCGATCAACGAACCGTCCACAGTGGACGGCCAGGAGCTGCGCGTCTCGGCCAGCATCGGCATCGTCGAGCGCCCGGTCTCCGGCACCACGCCGAGCGAGGTGATGCGCGCCGCCGACATCACGCTGCACTGGGCCAAGAGCTCCGGCAAGAGCCGGTGGGCGCTGTTCGACCCGGAGCGCAACGAGCGCGAGCTGACCCGGTACGCGCTGTCGTCGGCGATGCCGGCCGCGCTGGAGCGGGGCGAGTTCTGCCTCGACTACCAGCCGCTCGTCTCGCTGTGCGACGGGCGGCTGCTGGGCGTGGAGGCGCTGGTGCGGTGGCGCCACCCCAAGCTCGGCGTGCTGCGGCCGGACAAGTTCATCGGGCTGGCCGAGGAGACCGGGCTCATCGTCCGGCTGGGCGGCTGGGTGCTGGCGGAGGCGTGCCGGCAGGCTCGCAAGTGGATCGACCTGAGCCCGAAGGCGCCGTTCGTCAGCGTCAACCTCGCGGTGCGCCAGGTGCGCCGCCCCGGGCTGATCCAAGAGGTCACCGACCTGCTGGAGGAGTACCACCTGCCGCCCGGCCGGCTCCAGCTGGAGATCACCGAGAGCGCGATGATGAACGGCGCGGACGAGTCGGTTGGCAACCTCCGCACGCTGTCCGACCTCGGCGTGCGGATCGCGATCGACGACTTCGGCACCGGCTACTCCAACCTGTCGTACCTGCGCACGCTCCCGGTCTGCGAGCTGAAGGTGGCCGGCTCCTTCGTGGAGGGACTGCGCGCGCCCGCGGCTGAGCCGGCCAGCCTCACCGACGAGCGGATCCTGGCGACGCTCGTGTCGCTGGCACACACGCTCAACCTGACCGTGACGGCCGAGGGCGTGGAGACGGCGGCGCAGGCCGACCGGTTGCGCGCCATCGGCTGCGACGCCGCGCAGGGCTGGCACTTCGGCGCACCGATGTCACCCGACCACGTGGACGCCCTGTTGTAG
- a CDS encoding SAM-dependent methyltransferase, with the protein MRRPDWAPETIDIDRPSAARMYDYFLGGSHNFAVDREAAKAMIAAVPETPLIAQANRAFMRRSVRFMMDAGVRQFLDLGSGIPTVGNVHEIAQAAAPESTVVYVDIDPVAVGHSREILGDNEQAVAIQADIRDPDRILDHPDVLKLIDFGQPVALMIVAVMHFVHDDDRPAEIVARLRSALPPGSFLVLSQASGEGRSPAEWDEASAVYLRTDRPLHNRGRDEIIRLFDGFTLVEPGVVWVPEWRPDGPHALDDPERAVYIGGVGRLG; encoded by the coding sequence ATGCGACGTCCGGACTGGGCACCAGAGACGATCGACATCGATCGGCCCAGCGCAGCCCGCATGTACGACTACTTTCTCGGTGGGTCGCACAACTTCGCGGTCGATCGCGAGGCGGCCAAGGCCATGATCGCGGCCGTCCCGGAGACGCCGCTGATCGCGCAGGCCAACCGGGCGTTCATGCGCAGGTCGGTGCGGTTCATGATGGACGCGGGCGTCCGGCAGTTCCTCGACCTCGGCTCCGGCATCCCCACGGTGGGCAACGTGCACGAGATCGCCCAGGCGGCGGCCCCCGAGTCCACGGTGGTCTACGTCGACATCGACCCGGTCGCGGTGGGCCACAGCCGCGAGATCCTCGGCGACAACGAGCAGGCCGTGGCCATCCAGGCGGACATCCGCGACCCGGACCGCATCCTCGACCACCCCGACGTGCTCAAGCTGATCGACTTCGGGCAGCCGGTGGCGCTCATGATCGTGGCGGTCATGCACTTCGTCCACGACGACGACCGGCCCGCCGAGATCGTCGCCCGCCTCCGCTCCGCCCTCCCGCCGGGCAGCTTCCTCGTGCTCTCCCAGGCGTCGGGCGAGGGGCGCAGCCCGGCGGAGTGGGACGAGGCGAGCGCGGTCTACCTGCGCACCGACCGCCCCCTGCACAACCGGGGGCGAGACGAGATCATCCGCCTCTTCGACGGCTTCACGCTGGTCGAGCCGGGCGTGGTGTGGGTGCCCGAGTGGCGGCCCGACGGTCCGCACGCGCTCGACGATCCCGAGCGGGCGGTCTACATCGGCGGAGTAGGTCGGCTCGGGTGA
- a CDS encoding M48 family metallopeptidase → MTPRLWAAVALAGLAVALLVAAVLLVPWHRPPAPRADQLDALRDLPQEQVRKGREFHSALRPGSYGAMLLGLAVTLALGFTPLGSRLVELVGRPFGDHWVARAVLGGLAVVLVAEIITLPLAAWRHTIMVRYGLSTQTWAGWTVDVLKSYAVSAVIAAIALLGFYTVTRLAPRWWWAFGAAGAAALVVLLSFILPVLVEPVFNKFTPMEPGPLRTELMSLAQRDGVPVKDVLVADASRRTRAVNAYVSGLGPTRRIVVYDTLVREAPPEEVASVVAHELGHAKDRDVFTGTLLGALGAAAAVVALYLLGGWGWLLRTAGVDSMGEPRALALMVAVVSLVGIVAAPAQAFLSRRVEARADAHALVLTGDPGTFESMQRRLSTVNLGDPDPPRWEYLYSASHPSTVERMAAARAFARGER, encoded by the coding sequence ATGACCCCTAGGCTCTGGGCGGCCGTCGCACTCGCCGGCCTCGCGGTGGCGCTGCTGGTGGCTGCCGTGCTGCTGGTGCCCTGGCACCGCCCGCCCGCGCCCCGTGCCGACCAGCTCGACGCGCTCCGTGACCTGCCGCAGGAGCAGGTGCGCAAGGGGCGCGAGTTCCACTCGGCGCTGCGCCCGGGGTCCTACGGCGCGATGCTCCTCGGGCTGGCGGTGACGCTCGCGCTCGGGTTCACCCCGCTGGGCAGCCGCCTTGTCGAGCTGGTGGGGCGCCCGTTCGGCGACCACTGGGTGGCGCGCGCGGTGCTCGGCGGCCTCGCGGTCGTGCTCGTCGCCGAGATCATCACGCTCCCGCTCGCCGCCTGGCGCCACACGATCATGGTGCGCTACGGCCTCTCCACGCAGACCTGGGCCGGCTGGACCGTCGACGTCCTGAAGTCGTACGCGGTGAGTGCCGTCATCGCCGCCATCGCCCTGCTCGGCTTCTACACGGTCACGCGGCTCGCGCCGCGCTGGTGGTGGGCGTTCGGCGCCGCCGGGGCGGCCGCGCTCGTCGTGCTTCTCTCGTTCATCCTTCCGGTACTCGTCGAGCCGGTCTTCAACAAGTTCACGCCGATGGAGCCGGGGCCGCTGCGCACCGAGCTGATGAGCCTGGCGCAGCGCGACGGCGTGCCGGTCAAGGACGTGCTGGTGGCCGACGCGTCGCGGCGCACCCGCGCCGTCAACGCGTACGTGTCGGGTCTCGGCCCCACCCGCCGCATCGTCGTGTACGACACGCTGGTGCGCGAGGCGCCGCCCGAGGAGGTGGCGAGCGTCGTGGCGCACGAGCTGGGCCACGCCAAAGACCGCGACGTGTTCACCGGCACCCTGCTCGGCGCGCTCGGCGCCGCCGCCGCGGTGGTCGCGCTCTACCTGCTCGGTGGCTGGGGATGGCTGCTGCGCACCGCGGGCGTCGACTCGATGGGCGAGCCGCGCGCGCTCGCGCTGATGGTGGCGGTCGTGAGCCTGGTCGGCATCGTGGCCGCGCCCGCGCAGGCGTTCCTGTCCCGCCGCGTCGAGGCGCGGGCCGACGCCCACGCGCTGGTGCTGACCGGCGACCCGGGCACGTTCGAGTCGATGCAGCGCAGGCTGTCCACGGTAAACCTCGGCGACCCCGACCCGCCCCGCTGGGAGTACCTGTACTCCGCCTCGCACCCGTCCACTGTGGAGCGCATGGCGGCCGCGCGCGCCTTCGCGCGGGGCGAGCGATGA
- a CDS encoding NYN domain-containing protein → MSVPVPPDDRPAGGAAHGGSEPVSGDTPTYAPGSDASRAAPVEAEPETVLPEPEPVLPEPVRQRVISLTAAALPTLPNDELPAALRRVAKFAPNRRARHGGPMIATQLSGDPLFRQRITSRVLDDAGDLGAAVLEGICPAAADPVEVAALAYLARPEGWRELVAAAGEAVRAEADSAAVTDMLREAEQRAARAEHDRAVAKVEAEKLRDELARVREELGQLREEARQATRALRETQARERKATEMLATERGRATRATADHDAELRRMRAKLAEAEAVAGNARATAKEARAVDDARLWLLLETIGQAAVGLRRELALDPAERRPADFVADSFADRPDEPSSSTRALDADDPARLDQLLALPRAHLVVDGYNVTKRGFGEMSLEQQRKRLITGLGGIAAQTGDEVTVVFDGAERVHGLPPAPRNVRVLFSRKGETADELIRRLVRAEPSGRPVVVVSSDREVADGVRRHGAYPLGADALLRRLSRV, encoded by the coding sequence ATGTCCGTACCGGTTCCGCCCGACGACCGCCCCGCTGGTGGCGCGGCTCATGGGGGGTCGGAGCCTGTTTCGGGTGATACGCCCACCTATGCCCCCGGAAGTGACGCCAGCCGCGCCGCGCCCGTGGAGGCCGAGCCGGAGACCGTGCTGCCCGAGCCGGAGCCTGTGCTGCCCGAGCCGGTCCGCCAGCGGGTCATCTCGCTGACCGCCGCCGCGCTGCCGACGCTGCCAAACGACGAGCTGCCGGCGGCCCTGCGGCGGGTGGCGAAGTTTGCGCCCAACCGCCGTGCCCGCCACGGCGGGCCGATGATCGCCACGCAGCTGTCCGGCGACCCGCTCTTCCGCCAGCGGATCACGAGTCGCGTCCTCGACGACGCCGGCGACCTGGGCGCCGCCGTCCTGGAGGGCATCTGCCCGGCCGCCGCCGACCCGGTCGAGGTCGCCGCGCTGGCTTACCTCGCCCGCCCCGAGGGCTGGCGCGAGCTCGTCGCCGCCGCCGGCGAGGCGGTCCGTGCCGAGGCCGACAGCGCCGCGGTGACCGACATGCTGCGCGAGGCCGAGCAGCGCGCCGCCCGCGCCGAGCACGACCGCGCCGTGGCCAAGGTCGAGGCCGAAAAGCTCCGCGACGAGCTGGCCCGCGTCCGGGAGGAGCTGGGACAGCTGCGCGAGGAGGCGCGGCAGGCCACCCGCGCGCTGCGCGAGACGCAGGCGCGCGAGCGCAAGGCGACGGAGATGCTGGCCACCGAGCGGGGCCGGGCGACGCGGGCCACCGCCGACCACGACGCCGAGCTGCGCCGGATGCGCGCAAAGCTCGCCGAGGCCGAAGCCGTCGCCGGCAACGCCCGCGCCACCGCCAAGGAGGCCCGCGCCGTCGACGACGCGCGGCTGTGGCTGCTGCTGGAGACGATCGGCCAGGCGGCCGTGGGGCTGCGCCGCGAGCTGGCGCTCGACCCGGCCGAGCGGCGGCCGGCCGACTTCGTGGCCGACTCCTTCGCCGACCGGCCCGACGAGCCGTCCAGCAGCACCCGCGCGCTCGACGCCGACGACCCCGCCCGCCTGGACCAGCTGCTCGCGCTGCCCCGCGCGCACCTGGTGGTCGACGGGTACAACGTGACGAAGCGGGGCTTCGGCGAGATGTCGCTGGAGCAGCAGCGCAAGCGCCTGATCACCGGGCTCGGCGGCATCGCCGCGCAGACCGGCGACGAGGTCACGGTGGTCTTCGACGGCGCCGAGCGGGTGCACGGCCTGCCGCCCGCGCCGCGCAACGTGCGGGTGCTCTTCTCCCGCAAGGGCGAGACCGCCGACGAGCTGATCCGCAGGCTGGTGCGCGCCGAGCCCTCCGGCCGGCCCGTCGTGGTGGTCTCCTCCGACCGCGAGGTGGCCGACGGCGTGCGCCGCCACGGTGCGTATCCGCTGGGTGCCGACGCCCTCCTGCGCCGCCTGTCCCGCGTCTAG